From a region of the Mercurialis annua linkage group LG1-X, ddMerAnnu1.2, whole genome shotgun sequence genome:
- the LOC126665142 gene encoding uncharacterized protein LOC126665142, with amino-acid sequence MGFERMMMMMMIGLVFYWNLLGCTVSESDKYVSGIGDPEMKNPNVRVAIEAWNFCNEVGFEAPQMGSPRLADCADLSCPSFSDSPSRNFFDNLSKCEVHHKVNDSDNSLGAGDKFPIPDFESYKDPDLFAMEKELYLASLCEVRESPKPWHFWMIMLKNGNFDKNTTLCPENGKKVSKIITSRNFPCFGKGCMNQPLIYHNYSRLVFDGDKSASLTGGYYGTYDLDADLSKGVGKYSYFSVTWRKNLSTRSWIFSHRLTTSAKYPWLMLYLRSDATHGFNGGYHYNGRGVMRKLPESPNFRVHLTLNVIRGGGANSQFYLLDIGSCWKNNGDPCDGDVLTDVTRYSEMIINPATTSWCRPDNLVSCPPYHVRSTGEIIYRNETSRFPYAAYHLYCSPGNAEFLEKPYDICDPYSNPQAQELVQILPHPEWAFHGYPEKQGDGWIGNSRTWELDVGALSSRLYFYQDPGTKPAKRIWTSINVGTEIYVSRAGETAEWTVSDFDVLVPEDDTNGTGYSSY; translated from the exons ATGGGTTTTGAaagaatgatgatgatgatgatgataggGTTAGTGTTTTATTGGAACTTGTTGGGTTGTACTGTATCAGAGTCTGACAAGTATGTGTCAGGAATTGGAGACCCAGAAATGAAGAATCCTAATGTGAGAGTGGCGATAGAAGCTTGGAATTTCTGCAATGAAGTTGGCTTTGAAGCTCCTCAAATGGGCAGCCCTAGGTTGGCTGATTGTGCTGATTTATCTTGCCCATCATTTTCTG ATTCACCGAGTCGCAATTTCTTTGATAATCTAAGCAAATGTGAAGTGCATCATAAAGTGAATGACTCAGATAACAGCTTAGGAGCGGGAGATAAGTTTCCAATACCTGATTTTGAATCATATAAAGACCCTGACTTGTTCGCTATGGAGAAGGAGCTATATCTTGCTTCTCTATGCGAGGTTCGTGAATCCCCAAAACCATGGCATTTTTGGATGATTATGCTAAAAAATGGCAATTTCGACAAAAACACTACACTCTGTCCCGAAAATGGCAAGAAAGTAAGTAAAATTATAACAAGTAGAAACTTTCCGTGTTTTGGTAAAGGATGTATGAATCAGCCACTTATTTATCATAACTACTCGCGATTAGTTTTTGATGGGGACAAATCTGCATCTTTGACTGGAGGTTATTATGGAACGTATGATCTTGATGCTGATTTGAGCAAAGGTGTAGGAAAATACTCGTATTTTTCAGTTACTTGGCGGAAGAATTTGAGCACCAGGAGTTGGATTTTCTCGCACAGGCTAACAACATCTGCAAAGTATCCCTGGCTTATGCTATACCTACGTTCAGATGCAACGCACGGATTCAATGGTGGTTATCACTACAATGGCAGGGGTGTTATGAGAAAG TTGCCAGAGTCTCCAAATTTCAGAGTGCATTTGACGCTAAATGTGATTCGTGGAGGAGGGGCGAACAGTCAATTTTATCTACTCGATATAGGAAGCTGTTGGAAAAACAATGGTGATCCTTGTGATGGTGATGTTCTAACAGATGTGACTAGATACAGCGAGATGATAATTAACCCAGCAACTACAAGCTGGTGTCGTCCTGATAATTTGGTTTCCTGCCCGCCTTACCATGTCAGGTCTACTGGTGAAATCATTTATCGAAACGAAACATCTCGCTTTCCGTATGCAGCTTACCATCTCTACTGTAGCCCCGGAAATGCTGAATTTCTGGAGAAACCTTACGATATCTGTGACCCATATAGTAATCCACAAGCACAAGAATTGGTACAGATTTTGCCACATCCTGAATGGGCTTTTCATGGCTATCCTGAAAAGCAAGGAGATGGATGGATTGGTAACTCTAGAACTTGGGAGCTCGATGTTGGTGCGCTCTCTAGTCGTTTGTACTTCTATCAG GATCCAGGAACAAAACCCGCAAAGCGAATATGGACTTCAATTAATGTGGGAACCGAAATCTATGTCAGCCGAGCAGGCGAAACTGCAGAGTGGACAGTAAGCGACTTTGATGTATTGGTTCCAGAAGATGATACAAATGGTACTGGCTACAGCTCTTACTAG